From Pirellulales bacterium, the proteins below share one genomic window:
- the groL gene encoding chaperonin GroEL (60 kDa chaperone family; promotes refolding of misfolded polypeptides especially under stressful conditions; forms two stacked rings of heptamers to form a barrel-shaped 14mer; ends can be capped by GroES; misfolded proteins enter the barrel where they are refolded when GroES binds) has protein sequence MFEHQARAKMLRGVEKLADAVAVTMGPTGHNVIIDKSFGGPTVTKDGVTVSKEVELEDPFENMGAKLVNEVASKTSDVAGDGTTTATVLARAIFKEGTRNIVAGSNPMAVRRGIEKGVEAAVEYLHSIAKPVTSKEQIAQIGAISANNDREIGDLLAEAVEKVGKDGVITVEEGKTMETTLELVEGMQFDKGYLSPYFINNPTEMNCTLEDAYILIHEKKISNLRELIPLLEKTIQSSKPLLIIAEDVDGEALTTLVVNRLRGVLNVCAVKAPGFGDRRKAMLGDIAVLTGGTLISEELGLELESISLDYLGRAKQILVDKNDTTIIQGAGKPADVQKRIQQIRNQIEATESEYDREKYQERLAKLTGGVAIISVGSGSEADMKQKKARVEDALHATRAAVEEGILPGGGVALLRAGEAVSKARDKAKGDEKIGVDIVLHSLSAPMRQIANNCGIDGAVIADEVLQKPTNIGYDANKGEYVDMLKAGIIDPLKVVRSALQNAASISGLMLTTEALVTNIDKDDKNKRRPEGSVR, from the coding sequence ATGTTCGAGCACCAGGCGCGGGCCAAGATGCTCCGCGGCGTCGAGAAACTCGCCGACGCCGTGGCCGTCACCATGGGCCCGACTGGTCACAATGTGATCATCGACAAGTCGTTCGGCGGACCGACCGTCACCAAGGACGGCGTCACTGTCAGCAAGGAAGTCGAGCTCGAAGACCCGTTTGAAAACATGGGCGCGAAGCTCGTCAACGAAGTCGCCTCGAAGACCTCGGACGTCGCCGGCGATGGCACCACCACTGCCACCGTGCTCGCCCGGGCCATCTTCAAGGAAGGGACGCGCAACATCGTCGCGGGCAGCAACCCGATGGCGGTGCGCCGCGGCATCGAGAAGGGGGTCGAGGCGGCTGTCGAGTACCTCCACTCGATTGCCAAGCCGGTGACCAGCAAGGAGCAGATCGCCCAGATCGGCGCCATCAGCGCCAACAACGATCGCGAGATCGGCGACCTGCTGGCCGAAGCCGTCGAGAAGGTCGGCAAGGACGGCGTCATCACCGTCGAAGAAGGCAAGACGATGGAGACGACCCTCGAACTGGTCGAGGGCATGCAGTTTGACAAGGGGTACCTGTCCCCCTACTTCATCAACAACCCGACCGAGATGAACTGCACGCTCGAGGATGCCTACATCCTCATTCACGAGAAGAAGATCAGCAACCTGCGTGAGCTGATCCCACTGCTCGAGAAGACGATTCAGTCGAGCAAGCCGTTGCTGATCATCGCCGAGGACGTCGACGGCGAGGCCCTCACCACGCTGGTGGTGAATCGCCTGCGCGGCGTGCTCAACGTGTGTGCTGTCAAGGCGCCGGGCTTCGGCGATCGTCGCAAGGCGATGCTGGGGGACATTGCCGTCCTCACCGGTGGCACGCTCATCAGCGAGGAACTGGGCCTGGAACTCGAGAGCATCTCGCTCGATTACCTGGGCCGCGCCAAGCAGATCCTGGTCGACAAGAACGACACCACGATCATCCAGGGCGCCGGCAAGCCGGCCGACGTGCAGAAGCGCATCCAGCAGATCCGCAACCAGATCGAAGCCACCGAGAGCGAGTACGACCGCGAGAAGTATCAGGAGCGGTTGGCCAAGCTCACCGGCGGCGTGGCGATCATCTCGGTCGGCTCGGGTTCGGAAGCCGACATGAAGCAGAAGAAGGCTCGCGTCGAAGACGCTCTGCACGCCACGCGCGCGGCGGTCGAAGAGGGCATTCTGCCGGGTGGCGGCGTGGCCCTGCTCCGTGCGGGCGAGGCCGTAAGCAAGGCCCGCGACAAGGCCAAGGGAGACGAGAAGATCGGTGTCGACATCGTGTTGCACTCGCTGTCGGCCCCGATGCGTCAGATCGCCAACAACTGCGGCATCGACGGGGCGGTCATCGCCGACGAGGTGCTGCAGAAGCCGACGAACATCGGCTACGACGCCAACAAGGGCGAGTACGTCGACATGCTCAAGGCAGGCATCATCGATCCCTTGAAGGTGGTCCGCTCGGCCTTGCAGAACGCCGCCAGTATCTCGGGACTCATGCTCACGACCGAGGCCCTGGTGACCAACATCGATAAGGACGATAAGAACAAGCGTCGCCCGGAGGGGAGTGTCCGCTAA
- the groL gene encoding chaperonin GroEL (60 kDa chaperone family; promotes refolding of misfolded polypeptides especially under stressful conditions; forms two stacked rings of heptamers to form a barrel-shaped 14mer; ends can be capped by GroES; misfolded proteins enter the barrel where they are refolded when GroES binds), which translates to MVFDDEARQPLAAGVSKLAKTVRSTLGPRGRNAVLDKGWGSPKVTKDGVTVAEDIELEDPYENLGAQLVREAASKTNTVAGDGTTTATVLADAIFREGLKMIAAGHDPMALSRGITKATDAIVEAIKKMATKVNDKDKKQIMQVASIAGNNDPTIGEVLADAFIKVGKDGVITVEEGRQMETTVEVVEGMQFDRGYLSPHFVTNQDNQTVELDNCAILIYEDKISSAKNLVPLLEAISKAKKPLLIIAEDVEGEALATLVVNKMRGILNVCAVKAPGYGDRRKAILGDIAVLTGGTAIFKDLGIQLDAVKLSDLGTAKKLIIDSENTTVVNGGGKKAEIDGRAEQIRREIDVTDSEYDREKLQERLAKLAGGVAQINCGAATETEMKERKALIEDAKAATQAALEEGIVPGGGVALLRSAKALEGLNLPGDEAMGARIIQNVLDIPLRSIADNAGLDGAVVVNRVRQMKGKNDGYDADRDQYGDLVAAGIIDPAKVVRTALQNAASVAGLLLTTEALITEIPKEEEEEAGHHHDDHGMGGMGGMGGMGGMGMGGMGGMGGMM; encoded by the coding sequence ATGGTCTTTGATGACGAAGCTCGGCAGCCGCTGGCGGCTGGAGTGTCGAAGCTGGCCAAAACGGTCCGCAGCACGCTCGGCCCCCGTGGTCGTAACGCCGTGCTCGACAAGGGCTGGGGCTCGCCCAAGGTGACCAAGGACGGCGTCACTGTGGCCGAAGACATCGAGTTGGAAGACCCGTACGAGAATCTCGGCGCGCAGCTCGTGCGCGAGGCCGCCAGCAAGACGAACACCGTCGCTGGCGACGGCACGACCACGGCCACCGTGCTGGCCGACGCCATCTTCCGCGAAGGTCTGAAGATGATCGCCGCCGGTCACGATCCCATGGCCCTCAGCCGGGGCATCACCAAGGCCACCGACGCCATCGTCGAGGCGATCAAGAAGATGGCCACCAAGGTCAACGACAAGGACAAGAAGCAGATCATGCAGGTGGCCTCGATCGCGGGCAACAACGACCCCACGATCGGTGAAGTGCTGGCCGACGCCTTCATCAAGGTCGGCAAGGACGGCGTCATCACGGTCGAAGAAGGCCGCCAGATGGAGACGACCGTCGAAGTGGTCGAAGGCATGCAGTTCGACCGCGGCTATCTCTCCCCACACTTCGTCACGAACCAGGACAACCAGACCGTCGAACTCGACAACTGCGCTATCCTGATCTACGAAGATAAGATCTCGAGCGCCAAGAACCTCGTGCCGTTGCTTGAGGCGATCAGCAAGGCCAAGAAGCCGCTGTTGATCATCGCCGAGGACGTCGAAGGCGAGGCCCTCGCCACGCTCGTCGTCAACAAGATGCGCGGCATCTTGAACGTGTGTGCCGTCAAGGCGCCCGGCTATGGCGACCGCCGCAAGGCGATTCTCGGCGACATCGCGGTGTTGACCGGCGGCACGGCGATCTTCAAGGATCTCGGCATCCAGCTCGACGCCGTGAAGCTCTCCGACCTGGGCACGGCCAAGAAGCTCATCATCGACTCGGAGAACACCACGGTCGTCAACGGCGGTGGCAAGAAGGCCGAGATCGATGGCCGCGCCGAGCAGATTCGCCGCGAGATCGACGTGACCGACAGCGAGTACGATCGCGAGAAGCTGCAAGAACGCCTCGCCAAGCTCGCCGGTGGCGTGGCCCAGATCAACTGCGGCGCCGCGACCGAGACCGAAATGAAGGAACGCAAGGCCCTGATCGAAGACGCCAAGGCCGCCACGCAGGCCGCGCTCGAAGAAGGCATCGTCCCCGGCGGTGGTGTCGCCTTGCTCCGCAGCGCCAAGGCCCTCGAAGGGCTCAACCTGCCCGGCGATGAGGCGATGGGCGCACGCATCATCCAGAACGTCCTCGACATTCCGTTGCGCTCGATCGCCGACAACGCCGGCCTCGACGGCGCGGTCGTCGTGAATCGCGTCCGTCAGATGAAGGGGAAGAACGATGGCTACGACGCCGACCGCGACCAGTACGGCGATCTCGTGGCCGCCGGAATCATCGATCCGGCCAAGGTCGTGCGGACTGCCCTGCAGAATGCCGCCAGCGTAGCCGGCCTGCTGCTGACAACCGAGGCCCTCATCACCGAGATCCCCAAGGAAGAAGAGGAAGAAGCGGGCCACCACCACGACGACCATGGCATGGGTGGCATGGGTGGCATGGGCGGAATGGGAGGTATGGGGATGGGCGGAATGGGTGGCATGGGCGGCATGATGTAA
- the groES gene encoding co-chaperone GroES: MSKNSLKLRPLDDRVVVEPHEAEQVTAGGIVLPDTAKEKPQRGTVVSVGPGKLLDSGERGQLSVSVGDEVIFGKYAGTEIEVGGRDVKILRESDILAKVLA; this comes from the coding sequence ATGTCCAAGAACAGCCTGAAGCTGCGACCGTTGGATGACCGCGTTGTTGTCGAGCCACACGAAGCCGAGCAGGTCACGGCCGGCGGTATCGTGCTGCCCGACACCGCCAAGGAGAAGCCGCAGCGTGGCACGGTAGTCTCGGTCGGCCCCGGCAAGCTGCTCGACAGCGGCGAGCGCGGCCAGCTTTCTGTCTCGGTCGGCGACGAGGTGATCTTCGGCAAGTACGCCGGCACCGAGATCGAAGTCGGCGGTCGCGACGTGAAGATCCTCCGCGAGTCGGACATCCTGGCGAAGGTCTTGGCCTAA
- a CDS encoding biopolymer transporter ExbD gives MRMTRRASMPPAEMDMTPMIDMTFQLIAFFMVLLSFSEAEMSELIKLPSSVLAKPPDGPTESPLTLQLTERGTVLLAGAEVPVEALGPRLEQERTVLERLGKNPAEATVIIRADAFAPTGDVQQLIKSCQENGFVRFVLRAKQEQRG, from the coding sequence ATGCGTATGACGCGCCGAGCCTCGATGCCACCGGCGGAAATGGACATGACGCCGATGATCGACATGACGTTTCAGTTGATCGCCTTCTTCATGGTGCTGCTGAGCTTCAGCGAGGCGGAGATGAGCGAGCTCATCAAGCTGCCGTCGAGCGTGCTGGCCAAGCCCCCCGACGGCCCGACGGAATCGCCCCTGACGCTGCAACTGACGGAGCGCGGCACCGTGCTCTTGGCCGGCGCCGAAGTGCCGGTCGAGGCGTTGGGACCACGCCTGGAACAAGAACGCACGGTGCTCGAGCGGCTCGGCAAGAACCCCGCGGAAGCAACCGTGATCATCCGCGCCGACGCCTTCGCGCCGACCGGCGACGTGCAACAACTGATCAAGTCGTGTCAGGAAAACGGATTCGTGCGGTTCGTGCTGCGCGCCAAACAGGAACAGCGCGGCTGA
- a CDS encoding tetratricopeptide repeat protein encodes MFALHRSAQFLTLVTLAATYCVSPALAIDQVQTARGTLSGTLREMTPREINLERTGGKIESIPVNEVQYVRFDGEPPQMNLVRNAVLNGRYEEAWRDLEKVGTDTSAIKREELKQDIEFYRAYAAAQLALAGNGEIATAGRQLREFAQKYPNNFHAYQTSQALGDLLVAIGRYDDALTQYAQLGEAPWPDYKMRAAVARGQAYARQNKYPEAEREYAAATEISKNATGPLVDVQRASATLGLAECQAKNGKVDEAIKLVEEIIAAADPEMAELHARAFNTLGGCYLSAERNKEALLAYLRVDLLYSNVPQAHAESLHYLAQLWQAVGKSDHAATARETLQQRYANSPWNK; translated from the coding sequence ATGTTTGCACTCCACCGATCGGCGCAGTTCCTGACCCTCGTCACGCTCGCGGCGACGTACTGCGTCTCGCCGGCGCTGGCGATCGACCAGGTCCAAACGGCCCGGGGAACCCTTTCTGGCACGCTCCGCGAGATGACGCCTCGCGAAATCAACCTCGAACGTACCGGGGGCAAGATCGAGAGCATTCCCGTCAACGAAGTGCAATACGTGCGCTTCGATGGCGAGCCGCCGCAAATGAACCTGGTGCGGAACGCGGTGCTGAACGGCCGCTACGAAGAGGCCTGGCGCGATCTCGAGAAAGTAGGAACCGATACCTCCGCCATCAAACGCGAGGAATTGAAGCAAGACATCGAGTTCTACCGGGCGTATGCCGCCGCGCAATTGGCGCTTGCCGGCAATGGCGAAATCGCCACCGCGGGGAGGCAACTGCGCGAATTCGCGCAAAAGTATCCCAACAACTTTCATGCCTACCAGACGAGCCAGGCGTTGGGGGATCTGTTGGTGGCGATCGGCCGCTACGACGACGCGCTCACGCAATACGCACAACTGGGCGAGGCCCCCTGGCCCGATTACAAGATGCGCGCCGCGGTGGCCCGAGGACAGGCCTACGCGCGTCAGAACAAATACCCCGAGGCAGAGCGGGAGTACGCCGCCGCCACGGAGATCTCGAAGAATGCCACCGGGCCACTCGTCGACGTGCAACGTGCCAGTGCCACCTTGGGACTGGCCGAATGCCAGGCGAAGAACGGCAAGGTGGACGAAGCGATCAAACTGGTCGAGGAAATCATCGCCGCGGCCGATCCCGAGATGGCCGAACTGCACGCTCGGGCATTCAACACGCTCGGTGGCTGTTACCTGAGCGCCGAGCGCAATAAAGAGGCGCTGCTGGCCTATTTGCGGGTCGATCTGCTGTACTCCAACGTTCCTCAAGCACACGCCGAATCGCTGCACTATCTGGCACAGCTCTGGCAGGCGGTGGGCAAGTCGGATCACGCGGCCACCGCACGCGAGACGTTGCAGCAGCGTTACGCCAACAGCCCGTGGAATAAGTAA
- a CDS encoding tyrosine recombinase has translation MPPKRLLPVKGNAVGAEPAARREQVWLTSFIGYLRSECHLAENTALAYRRDLVRFLGWLGERRIVALKLSDLTEYAAWLREQKLAPATAARHLVSLKLFFRYLQLEGVLTENLVELLGSPKLWQRVPDVLDGRLVDRLLLAPGEGDRQWRRDRALLELLYATGCRASEISMMRVRDVHLEEGFCLAQGKGNKERLVPLGRRAIESVRSYLDHERPRLAARSKSAVSWLLLTGRGMRLRRERIWELVKHYLERIGGPSTASPHTLRHTFASHLLEGGADLRQVQEMLGHANIATTQLYTHVEQARLKAIHRQFHPRA, from the coding sequence ATGCCTCCGAAGCGACTGTTGCCGGTCAAAGGAAACGCCGTGGGGGCAGAGCCCGCCGCTCGCCGCGAGCAGGTGTGGCTTACCTCCTTCATCGGCTATCTGCGGAGCGAGTGTCACCTGGCCGAAAATACGGCCCTGGCGTACCGTCGCGATCTGGTGCGCTTCTTGGGCTGGCTGGGCGAACGCCGGATCGTCGCACTGAAGCTGTCCGACCTGACCGAGTACGCGGCCTGGCTGCGCGAGCAAAAGCTCGCCCCGGCGACGGCGGCTCGGCATCTCGTGTCGCTCAAGCTTTTCTTCCGCTATCTGCAACTCGAAGGTGTGCTGACCGAGAACCTGGTCGAGTTGTTGGGCAGCCCCAAACTGTGGCAGCGCGTGCCCGACGTGCTCGATGGCCGGCTCGTCGATCGATTGCTGCTGGCGCCGGGCGAGGGAGACCGTCAGTGGCGGCGCGATCGGGCGCTCCTCGAACTGCTCTACGCGACGGGATGCCGCGCGTCGGAGATCTCGATGATGCGCGTCCGCGACGTGCATCTCGAAGAGGGCTTTTGCCTCGCCCAGGGCAAAGGAAACAAAGAACGACTGGTGCCGCTTGGGCGCCGCGCGATCGAAAGCGTGCGCTCGTACCTCGACCATGAACGCCCGCGCCTGGCCGCGCGATCGAAGTCGGCCGTCTCCTGGCTTTTGCTCACCGGGCGCGGGATGCGCTTGCGACGCGAACGCATCTGGGAACTCGTAAAGCACTACCTCGAACGGATCGGAGGACCATCCACCGCCAGCCCCCACACGCTCCGTCACACGTTCGCCTCGCATCTGCTCGAAGGAGGAGCCGATCTGCGTCAGGTGCAAGAGATGCTCGGCCACGCCAACATCGCCACCACGCAGCTCTACACGCACGTCGAGCAGGCTCGCCTCAAGGCCATCCACCGGCAGTTCCATCCCCGCGCCTAG
- a CDS encoding M42 family metallopeptidase, whose product MDDRARKFLRQLLETPSPSGYERPVQDLVRAYVADFAEKVTTDLHGNVIAAANTSAPLRLMFAGHCDQIGLLVQHVDGDGFIYVQPIGGWDVQVLIGQKMTIWTDGGPVQGIIARKAIHLLTDEERKQIPKMKDLWIDIGAKNKEEVLSIVRIGDPVTLDLDYRDLRNNMAFSPAMDDKCGLWVVLEAMRRACQKKLRCALYAVSTVQEEIGLRGAKTSSHSIDPQVGIAVDVTHATDCPTVDKKEEGDVALGKGPVIARGPNMNPRVVERLLRAAEEKKIPYQIVGESRATGTDANAMQVNRGGMATGLVSIANRYMHSPVEMISLEDIDHAADLLAEFALSIDAESDFVP is encoded by the coding sequence ATGGATGATCGAGCTCGTAAGTTCCTGCGTCAGCTCCTCGAAACCCCCAGTCCCTCGGGGTACGAGCGGCCCGTCCAAGATCTCGTCCGGGCGTATGTCGCCGATTTTGCCGAAAAGGTGACTACCGATCTGCACGGCAACGTCATTGCCGCGGCCAATACCAGCGCGCCTCTGCGGCTCATGTTTGCCGGCCACTGCGATCAAATCGGCCTGCTCGTGCAGCACGTCGACGGCGACGGCTTCATCTATGTGCAGCCGATCGGCGGCTGGGACGTGCAGGTGCTGATCGGACAGAAGATGACCATCTGGACCGACGGCGGGCCCGTGCAGGGCATCATCGCGCGCAAGGCGATTCACCTGCTGACGGACGAAGAGCGGAAGCAGATTCCCAAGATGAAGGATCTGTGGATCGATATCGGCGCGAAGAACAAGGAAGAGGTCCTCTCGATCGTGCGGATTGGCGATCCCGTAACGCTCGATCTCGACTACCGCGACTTGCGGAACAACATGGCCTTTTCGCCCGCCATGGACGACAAGTGCGGTCTGTGGGTCGTGCTCGAGGCCATGCGCCGCGCCTGCCAGAAAAAGCTCCGCTGTGCCTTGTACGCCGTCTCGACCGTGCAGGAAGAGATCGGCCTGCGCGGGGCGAAGACCAGCTCGCACAGCATTGACCCGCAAGTCGGTATCGCCGTTGACGTCACACATGCGACCGACTGCCCGACGGTCGACAAGAAGGAAGAGGGGGACGTGGCCTTGGGCAAGGGACCGGTGATTGCCCGGGGTCCGAACATGAATCCCCGCGTCGTCGAGCGACTGCTCCGCGCCGCCGAGGAGAAGAAGATCCCCTATCAGATCGTGGGCGAAAGCCGCGCCACCGGCACCGACGCCAACGCCATGCAAGTGAACCGCGGCGGCATGGCGACGGGTTTGGTCAGCATCGCCAACCGCTACATGCACAGCCCGGTCGAGATGATCTCCCTAGAAGACATCGACCACGCCGCTGACCTGCTGGCCGAATTCGCCCTCTCCATCGACGCCGAGTCGGACTTTGTGCCGTAA
- a CDS encoding biopolymer transporter ExbD: MRIRHSTTSGQEKVELQMTPMIDVVFQLLIFFLFSFNIVALEGDFRIKMPQASAAPMPPELPQLPPIRVRLLAGPNGELAGIQMGEQPLASFRELHLALRGLVGDAGGPAAGADGLEVELDCDYELNYQHVIEAITAVTGYVADGRIVPLIDRVKFAPPRTSPAP; this comes from the coding sequence GTGCGGATACGTCATTCGACCACGAGCGGCCAGGAGAAGGTCGAGCTGCAGATGACGCCGATGATCGACGTCGTGTTTCAGCTTTTGATCTTCTTTCTGTTCAGCTTCAACATCGTGGCGCTCGAAGGAGATTTTCGCATCAAGATGCCGCAGGCTTCGGCGGCCCCGATGCCCCCCGAGCTGCCGCAACTGCCACCGATCCGTGTCCGTTTGCTGGCCGGCCCCAACGGCGAACTGGCGGGCATCCAGATGGGCGAACAGCCACTGGCCAGCTTTCGCGAGCTGCATCTTGCTCTACGGGGGCTTGTCGGTGACGCGGGGGGCCCTGCGGCCGGCGCCGACGGTCTCGAGGTCGAGCTCGATTGCGACTACGAGTTGAACTATCAACACGTCATCGAGGCGATCACCGCGGTCACCGGCTATGTGGCCGATGGCCGCATCGTGCCGCTGATCGATCGGGTCAAGTTCGCCCCGCCGCGCACGTCACCTGCGCCCTGA
- a CDS encoding MotA/TolQ/ExbB proton channel family protein yields the protein MDWGSFCERAAKRASLAAVVVAIVGSIAAALLIDAHSALAQDAVDVNVVDVDAPASASSEPGSSAERSWLAWMIESLGPMYTTIFLGLSLALVALFVMNLLSARRAMIVPPGLVNRFERLLREKKFQEAYDLAKNDESFLGHVLAAGLARLTAGYPQAIEAMQEVGEEENMKLEHRLSYIALIGTISPMVGLLGTVDGMIASFAVIAGSTTQPKPSELAEGIATALFTTLVGLYLAIPAIAAYGILKNRIARLVLEVGIVGESLLENFQHVTPKKP from the coding sequence ATGGATTGGGGATCGTTCTGCGAGCGGGCCGCGAAGCGCGCTTCGCTGGCCGCCGTGGTCGTGGCGATCGTGGGCTCGATCGCGGCGGCCCTGCTGATCGACGCGCACTCGGCGCTCGCGCAGGATGCCGTCGACGTCAACGTCGTGGATGTGGACGCGCCGGCCAGCGCCTCCAGCGAGCCGGGGAGCAGCGCAGAACGGAGTTGGCTGGCGTGGATGATCGAGTCGCTCGGCCCGATGTACACGACCATCTTCCTCGGCTTGAGCCTGGCGCTCGTCGCGTTGTTCGTAATGAACCTGCTTTCGGCACGTCGTGCGATGATCGTACCGCCCGGTCTCGTCAACCGCTTCGAGCGATTGCTGCGCGAGAAGAAGTTCCAAGAGGCCTACGATCTGGCCAAGAACGACGAGTCGTTCCTGGGGCACGTGCTGGCGGCCGGGCTGGCTCGTCTGACGGCCGGCTATCCGCAAGCAATCGAAGCGATGCAGGAAGTCGGCGAGGAAGAGAACATGAAGCTCGAGCATCGCTTGAGCTACATCGCGCTCATCGGCACGATCAGCCCGATGGTCGGTCTGCTGGGGACCGTCGACGGCATGATCGCTTCGTTCGCCGTCATCGCCGGCAGCACCACGCAACCCAAGCCCTCGGAACTGGCCGAGGGGATCGCGACCGCGCTCTTCACGACGCTCGTGGGGCTCTATCTCGCCATTCCGGCGATCGCCGCCTACGGCATTCTGAAGAATCGCATCGCCCGACTCGTGCTCGAAGTGGGCATCGTGGGAGAGTCGCTGTTGGAAAACTTCCAACACGTCACGCCGAAAAAGCCCTAA
- the dnaJ gene encoding molecular chaperone DnaJ — MASKRCYYEVLGVERTVSKDEISVAYRRLAIKFHPDKNPGDEEAVARFKEAAEAFEVLGDADKRARYDRYGHAGVDGAAGRGPHFTDINDIFEAFGDIFSGGGGGFGDIFGGGRRGNRQRRGADVRSQVTIDLIEAARGVAKVIEFDRHVACSDCQATGAKPGTQRETCRYCGGRGQVVQASGIFRVQTNCPSCHGQGSYVKEPCPGCSGEGYVLERVKREVRIPAGVDSDTRLRIEGEGEPSPNGGPRGDCYVFITVKEHPLFHRDGQHLICQVPLTYPQAALGTTIEVPTLDGREELEIPAGTQPGAVFKLRGRGMRDPRRRGVGDLLVQVVLEVPKKLEPREEELLRELAEVEHTNVSPHRKSFFERVKEYFSLHDETEKSED, encoded by the coding sequence ATGGCGTCCAAACGTTGTTATTACGAAGTGCTCGGCGTCGAGCGAACGGTCTCGAAGGACGAGATCTCGGTTGCTTATCGCAGGCTGGCGATCAAATTCCACCCCGACAAAAATCCGGGTGATGAAGAGGCCGTAGCGCGCTTCAAGGAAGCCGCCGAGGCGTTCGAAGTCCTTGGCGATGCCGATAAACGCGCCCGCTACGATCGCTATGGCCACGCCGGCGTCGACGGCGCCGCGGGGCGCGGGCCCCACTTCACCGATATCAACGACATCTTCGAGGCCTTCGGCGATATCTTCAGCGGAGGTGGCGGCGGCTTCGGCGATATCTTTGGCGGCGGCCGTCGGGGCAATCGTCAGCGGCGCGGCGCCGATGTCCGCTCACAGGTCACGATCGATTTGATCGAGGCCGCCCGCGGCGTTGCCAAGGTGATCGAGTTCGATCGCCATGTCGCCTGCAGCGATTGCCAGGCGACCGGTGCCAAGCCCGGCACCCAGCGCGAGACGTGCCGCTACTGCGGCGGCCGTGGCCAGGTGGTGCAGGCCAGCGGCATCTTCCGTGTGCAGACCAATTGCCCCTCGTGCCATGGCCAGGGGAGCTACGTGAAAGAGCCCTGCCCAGGCTGCTCGGGCGAAGGCTACGTTCTCGAACGTGTGAAGCGCGAGGTGCGCATTCCGGCAGGGGTCGACAGCGACACGCGCCTGCGAATCGAGGGAGAGGGGGAGCCCAGCCCGAACGGCGGCCCGCGCGGCGATTGCTATGTCTTCATTACGGTGAAGGAGCATCCCCTCTTCCATCGCGATGGCCAGCACCTGATTTGCCAGGTGCCGCTGACGTATCCGCAGGCCGCGCTGGGCACGACGATCGAAGTGCCGACGCTCGATGGTCGCGAAGAATTGGAAATACCGGCTGGGACGCAACCGGGGGCCGTGTTCAAGCTGCGCGGTCGCGGCATGCGCGATCCGCGCCGCCGCGGCGTGGGAGATCTGCTCGTGCAGGTGGTCCTCGAAGTCCCCAAGAAGCTCGAGCCGCGCGAAGAGGAGTTGCTCCGCGAACTGGCCGAGGTCGAGCACACCAACGTCAGCCCCCACCGCAAGAGTTTCTTTGAGCGGGTGAAGGAATACTTCAGCCTGCACGACGAGACGGAGAAGTCGGAGGACTGA